Proteins co-encoded in one Bacillus infantis NRRL B-14911 genomic window:
- a CDS encoding LuxE/PaaK family acyltransferase: protein MKKESISLIAEIKDFIEAGKDSDERFGRLALKLFSYQYENNLFYKNFCQAKRKTPFTVHTWEEIPPMPVHGFKDLTLTCEPAEEAEAVFMTSGTTNPDAKGKNFHPDLSLWDLSMKGPFKNFVLPDREKMAIFVLSPSDEYNKNSSLSRYLTNAVFYYGNEYSRFFHNGEGLDFQRAAESLGMMSERGEPVLIMGATYAYVHFFDFLKENNQSFLMHEGSRIFDTGGFKGQAKEISPEEMAEHYVRFFGIEKDLQINMYGMTELSSQIYDQNIHSRFAGKQAITDKSGPVWLKTRVLDPATFEPVKEGETGVLAHYDLANWNSCLAVLTEDLGMKTEHGFRLLGRVKGSEARGCSIAADQLLSKGGR, encoded by the coding sequence ATGAAAAAAGAATCGATCAGTTTGATAGCGGAAATTAAAGATTTTATCGAAGCAGGGAAAGATTCTGATGAGAGGTTTGGCAGACTGGCGCTTAAACTTTTCAGCTATCAGTATGAGAATAACTTATTTTATAAAAACTTTTGCCAGGCTAAAAGGAAGACTCCCTTTACAGTGCACACATGGGAAGAAATTCCCCCTATGCCGGTTCATGGTTTTAAAGATCTGACACTAACCTGCGAACCGGCTGAAGAGGCGGAGGCAGTCTTTATGACCAGTGGGACGACCAATCCTGATGCTAAGGGTAAGAACTTTCATCCGGATTTATCCTTGTGGGATCTCTCCATGAAAGGCCCTTTCAAAAACTTTGTACTGCCTGACCGGGAAAAGATGGCCATTTTTGTACTGTCACCATCAGATGAGTATAACAAAAACTCTTCCCTTTCCCGCTACCTTACCAATGCTGTCTTTTATTACGGCAATGAGTACAGCCGCTTCTTTCACAATGGAGAAGGCCTTGACTTTCAGAGAGCAGCAGAGTCGCTCGGCATGATGTCAGAAAGGGGAGAACCTGTACTGATCATGGGGGCAACATATGCTTATGTTCATTTTTTTGATTTTTTGAAAGAAAATAATCAGTCATTTTTAATGCATGAGGGCAGCAGGATTTTTGATACCGGCGGGTTCAAAGGCCAGGCAAAGGAAATAAGCCCGGAAGAAATGGCTGAACATTATGTACGTTTCTTTGGAATAGAAAAGGATCTGCAGATAAACATGTACGGCATGACGGAGCTCAGCTCTCAGATCTATGACCAGAATATTCATTCAAGGTTTGCGGGAAAACAGGCAATAACCGATAAGAGCGGGCCGGTCTGGCTGAAGACGAGAGTGCTGGACCCAGCCACTTTTGAACCGGTAAAAGAAGGAGAGACGGGAGTGCTTGCCCACTATGACCTGGCGAACTGGAATTCCTGCCTGGCCGTCCTGACGGAAGATCTTGGTATGAAAACGGAGCATGGATTCAGGCTGCTCGGGAGAGTAAAGGGTTCTGAGGCAAGAGGCTGCTCCATTGCAGCCGACCAGCTTCTCTCAAAGGGCGGCCGGTAA
- a CDS encoding MATE family efflux transporter: protein MNQTFTVKEKIKQILILLIPILITQLGMFSMVFFNTIMSGKYSASDLAGVAIGSSIWNPVFTGLSGILLAVSPIAAQRFGEKKHGEVAAVVKNGMYLAIMIALAVIAAGFFLIGPILDRMDLESGVEQTARGYLIGLSFGIIPLFLFNVLRSFIYALGKTRVVMVILLCALPVNFFLNFVLIFGFWGFPELGGAGGGYATAATYWVILALTIFIIRTQQPFAVYKVFSNLEDFSWSQCKEILKIGVPMGLSIFFETSMFAVVTILLSRFSVETLASYQSALNIVSFLYMIPISISMAQTVLVGYEVGAKRNRDAKAYSWIGIYLSVVIALVTGLLVVLFRYQVAGFYSNDAAVISLTAHFLIYALFFQISDAIQATAQAALRGYKDVNLAFIITLIAYWLICLPLGYGLAHYTSLGAPGYWIGLTAGLLAAGICLSARLIYIQKKKFAPAEGV from the coding sequence ATGAATCAGACTTTTACAGTAAAAGAAAAAATCAAACAGATCCTCATATTATTGATTCCCATCTTGATTACGCAGCTTGGGATGTTTTCAATGGTTTTCTTTAATACCATTATGTCCGGTAAATACAGTGCTTCCGATCTTGCAGGGGTTGCTATTGGGTCATCGATTTGGAATCCTGTTTTTACAGGGCTGAGCGGAATTCTCCTGGCTGTTTCGCCGATCGCGGCGCAGCGGTTTGGCGAGAAAAAGCATGGAGAAGTAGCGGCAGTTGTCAAGAACGGCATGTATCTGGCAATCATGATTGCACTGGCTGTCATTGCGGCGGGTTTTTTCCTGATAGGACCCATCTTGGACCGGATGGATCTGGAGAGCGGTGTTGAACAGACGGCAAGAGGTTATTTGATTGGATTAAGCTTTGGAATCATTCCTCTTTTCTTATTCAATGTTCTGCGCTCGTTCATTTATGCTCTCGGGAAGACACGGGTCGTTATGGTCATTCTTCTCTGTGCGCTTCCTGTTAACTTCTTCCTGAACTTTGTCCTGATCTTTGGATTCTGGGGCTTTCCTGAGCTTGGCGGGGCAGGGGGAGGCTATGCTACTGCTGCCACCTATTGGGTAATACTAGCGCTGACGATTTTCATTATCAGGACACAGCAGCCGTTTGCAGTGTATAAGGTGTTTTCCAATTTGGAAGACTTCTCATGGTCCCAATGCAAGGAAATCTTAAAAATCGGTGTTCCGATGGGTCTGTCGATCTTTTTTGAAACAAGCATGTTTGCGGTGGTGACGATTCTGTTAAGCCGTTTCAGTGTGGAGACGCTTGCCTCCTATCAGTCGGCACTCAATATCGTTTCCTTCCTTTATATGATTCCGATCAGCATTTCGATGGCACAGACTGTGCTGGTCGGCTATGAGGTGGGGGCAAAGAGGAATAGAGATGCAAAGGCGTACAGCTGGATCGGCATTTATTTGTCGGTTGTCATTGCACTTGTCACTGGCCTTCTTGTTGTCCTTTTCCGCTATCAGGTTGCAGGCTTTTACTCCAATGATGCAGCAGTAATATCCCTGACGGCACATTTCCTGATTTATGCTTTGTTCTTCCAGATTTCAGATGCCATCCAGGCAACTGCCCAGGCAGCGCTAAGAGGCTATAAGGATGTTAATCTTGCATTCATCATCACGCTTATTGCCTATTGGCTGATCTGCCTGCCGCTCGGATATGGGCTGGCCCATTATACCAGCCTCGGTGCCCCGGGATATTGGATCGGACTTACCGCCGGTCTTTTGGCAGCGGGCATATGCCTGTCAGCAAGGCTGATTTATATCCAAAAGAAAAAATTCGCTCCGGCCGAAGGGGTATAA
- a CDS encoding RNA polymerase sigma factor has product MEEEAFWIKQVLAGNKQAYGHIINKYKNPLYATILRMTKNPQDAQDLVQEAFIKIYNQLGKYDQKGAFSSWLYRVAVNHCMDEFRKKSSQIKQAEINEASAVNTKHPEVILLKKEKNRQVEKLISTLPEDERIIILLRYANELPYEEIAETTGMPLSMVRNKLHRAKKKMRETVKKQGGYYNELSNGG; this is encoded by the coding sequence ATGGAAGAGGAAGCATTTTGGATAAAGCAGGTGCTGGCCGGAAACAAGCAGGCTTACGGGCACATCATCAATAAATACAAAAACCCTTTGTACGCAACGATACTGAGGATGACAAAAAACCCGCAGGATGCCCAGGATCTGGTCCAGGAGGCATTTATCAAAATTTACAATCAGCTTGGCAAGTATGACCAGAAAGGGGCCTTCTCAAGCTGGCTTTACCGGGTGGCAGTGAATCACTGCATGGATGAATTCAGGAAGAAAAGCTCCCAAATCAAGCAGGCGGAAATAAACGAGGCCTCTGCCGTCAACACTAAGCACCCGGAAGTGATTCTTCTGAAAAAAGAGAAAAATAGGCAGGTGGAAAAGCTGATCAGCACACTGCCGGAGGATGAAAGGATTATTATACTCCTTCGCTATGCCAATGAATTGCCATATGAGGAAATTGCAGAAACGACAGGCATGCCCTTATCCATGGTCCGGAACAAGCTTCACAGGGCCAAAAAGAAAATGAGGGAAACAGTCAAAAAACAGGGAGGCTATTATAATGAATTGTCCAACGGCGGATAA
- a CDS encoding 3-oxoacyl-ACP reductase translates to MLVKNKVVLVTGASRGIGRAISRKMGSEGALVILNYLSSREAAESAAKEIRESGGHAAAMQADVTDEEEVKRMMNDIIESYGGIDAVINNALSHYSFNPKERKAAWELEWDDYNRQWEGSVRGAYNVCRAAIPYMKEQMSGNIVNIVSNLVSFPVIPYHDYTTAKSGLLGFTRNLAKELGCFGITVNAVAPGLTYPTDSSAGTKEDVRNSIIELTPMQRLAAPEDIADAALYFASPLSSFVTGQCLYVDGGLVMGG, encoded by the coding sequence ATGCTTGTAAAAAACAAAGTGGTCCTTGTTACCGGTGCGAGCAGGGGAATCGGCAGAGCAATTAGCAGGAAGATGGGTTCGGAGGGAGCTTTAGTCATCCTTAACTATCTTTCCAGCAGGGAGGCCGCCGAGTCGGCCGCAAAGGAAATAAGGGAGTCGGGCGGCCACGCTGCTGCCATGCAGGCAGATGTGACTGATGAAGAGGAGGTCAAAAGGATGATGAACGATATTATCGAGAGTTATGGGGGCATCGATGCGGTCATTAATAATGCCTTAAGCCATTATTCTTTTAATCCCAAGGAACGCAAGGCAGCCTGGGAGCTTGAGTGGGACGACTATAACCGTCAGTGGGAAGGAAGTGTCCGCGGCGCTTATAATGTATGCAGGGCAGCCATTCCCTATATGAAAGAGCAGATGAGCGGTAATATTGTAAATATTGTGAGCAACCTTGTAAGTTTTCCAGTGATTCCCTATCACGACTATACAACCGCCAAGTCAGGCTTGCTCGGGTTTACCAGGAATCTCGCGAAGGAGCTTGGCTGTTTTGGAATCACCGTCAATGCAGTTGCCCCAGGGCTGACCTATCCGACCGATTCGAGCGCCGGGACAAAGGAGGATGTAAGGAACAGTATTATTGAACTCACTCCGATGCAGCGCCTTGCAGCACCGGAGGATATTGCAGATGCTGCCCTTTATTTCGCATCCCCGCTCTCAAGCTTTGTGACAGGGCAGTGCCTGTATGTCGATGGCGGCCTGGTCATGGGCGGGTGA
- a CDS encoding Type 1 glutamine amidotransferase-like domain-containing protein, producing the protein MRQIIAMGGGGFSMEPENLLLDQYIIGQSQNKKPKICFLPTASGDQQNYIDRFYEAFEKMECIPAHLSLFEPNFNDAEEFLLGQDIIYVGGGNTRNMMILWKEWGLDKLLLKCYQKAIILAGISAGSICWFEEGLTDPLNGPLYPIKGLGILKGSHCPHYDGENKRKPAYRKYIREALMKPGYAADDGAALHFVDGSLYQTVCSRRNASAYYVEVNDNKAEETRLDCIYLADLSYT; encoded by the coding sequence ATGAGGCAGATCATCGCAATGGGAGGAGGAGGATTTTCCATGGAACCTGAAAACCTCCTTCTTGATCAATATATCATTGGGCAGTCGCAAAATAAGAAACCAAAAATATGCTTTCTGCCAACGGCAAGCGGAGACCAGCAAAACTATATAGACCGATTTTATGAAGCATTCGAAAAAATGGAGTGCATACCGGCCCATCTGTCGCTGTTTGAGCCAAACTTCAATGATGCTGAAGAATTTTTGCTTGGACAGGATATCATCTACGTTGGAGGCGGGAATACCCGCAATATGATGATTCTTTGGAAAGAATGGGGACTGGATAAGCTTCTGTTGAAATGCTATCAAAAAGCAATCATTTTGGCCGGCATAAGCGCAGGAAGCATCTGCTGGTTTGAAGAAGGCCTTACAGATCCTCTTAACGGACCGCTGTATCCCATTAAAGGTTTGGGCATCCTAAAAGGCAGCCATTGCCCGCACTATGACGGGGAGAATAAGAGAAAGCCAGCTTACAGAAAATATATCAGGGAAGCGCTCATGAAGCCGGGCTATGCGGCAGATGATGGGGCTGCACTTCATTTTGTGGATGGGTCGCTTTATCAAACGGTCTGCTCCAGAAGGAATGCCAGCGCTTATTATGTAGAAGTCAATGATAACAAAGCTGAAGAAACAAGACTCGATTGCATTTATCTGGCAGACCTTTCCTATACATGA
- a CDS encoding YdcF family protein — MKTLISKLNFNQLSDRQIGDLLYKNIADDKKSGECIFVLGSSKAAEYRLPKALELYNSGRAGKLLFSGGVVWAPSRLCEAELLKEKALALGIPAADILIENQSLHTKENVLASLLVLDREFNLHKIKRILVVTASCHIRRAYLAMKTYMPDWIEYSLCPVDDIHTIEGNWQLSEAGRLRAKREAEKLIYYVKQGIIIDTEVEISDS; from the coding sequence ATGAAAACACTAATATCAAAGCTTAATTTCAATCAGTTATCAGACAGGCAGATTGGGGATCTTCTTTATAAAAATATCGCGGATGATAAAAAATCGGGAGAATGCATATTCGTCCTGGGAAGCAGCAAGGCTGCTGAATACAGACTGCCAAAGGCGCTCGAGCTGTATAACAGCGGCAGGGCAGGCAAGCTGCTTTTTTCCGGCGGCGTAGTCTGGGCACCGTCCCGGCTATGCGAGGCAGAACTTTTAAAAGAGAAAGCTCTGGCACTTGGTATCCCGGCAGCAGATATTTTAATAGAAAATCAATCTCTCCACACAAAGGAAAATGTGCTTGCTTCACTGCTGGTCCTTGACCGGGAGTTCAATCTCCACAAAATAAAAAGGATATTGGTTGTGACAGCTTCCTGCCATATAAGAAGGGCATATCTGGCCATGAAAACCTATATGCCGGACTGGATAGAATACTCGCTTTGCCCTGTGGACGACATCCATACAATAGAAGGGAACTGGCAGCTTTCAGAAGCAGGCAGGCTGAGGGCAAAGAGGGAAGCGGAAAAACTGATCTACTATGTTAAACAAGGAATCATCATAGACACTGAGGTTGAGATTTCAGATTCTTAA
- a CDS encoding acyl-CoA reductase — protein MQPTSFSQRAAGKMAETVDIFHLPSSIKPAVVKEKIYNAEGETFSLRYPELSGEEMKHTIEAVLEKRSQYLKDLPVSSIVSTIDEAVRLWLNPDYHLRELAEKLLPAVTGYDSEMIRLELKRYMRTFRKKELLRFLEEEFDSPGMLDEFRPRKSGGLSRAYGPDLIFHVFSGNVPGVQLWSLIMGFLMKSAHLGKTSFSEPVLPVLFLKSLAEIDENLAEAAAVLPWHGGNSEMEAPALESAEAVIVYGSDKTVNSIKKRLPEGKCLLAYGHKISISMIGKEALTPDLYARTARRLAEDICIYDQQGCLSPQSVYIEEGGTVEPRRFAQLLGSELARYEKKRRRSVLSEEEHLSIQRTRGKYELEKLKGSRTAVYKDGMNTGWTVVFQEGSGFEASPLNRFVHIFSVQELEGCIGNLQPYKKYMQSCGLAVLPDRLMDISAKLGEAGISRICPVGEMNRAKPGWHHDGSFNLLSLARVIDIERNAEEDMERYDPDVE, from the coding sequence TTGCAGCCGACCAGCTTCTCTCAAAGGGCGGCCGGTAAGATGGCGGAAACAGTCGATATCTTCCATTTGCCGTCATCAATCAAGCCAGCTGTTGTAAAAGAGAAGATTTATAACGCGGAAGGAGAAACTTTCTCGCTTAGATATCCTGAACTCAGCGGCGAAGAAATGAAACATACAATTGAAGCTGTACTGGAAAAACGCAGCCAATACCTCAAAGATTTGCCGGTTTCAAGCATAGTCAGCACAATTGATGAAGCAGTCCGGCTATGGCTGAATCCTGACTATCATCTGAGAGAATTGGCGGAGAAGCTCCTTCCTGCCGTCACCGGCTATGACAGTGAAATGATCCGGCTGGAGCTGAAAAGGTATATGAGGACATTCCGAAAAAAAGAGCTCTTGCGCTTCCTGGAAGAAGAATTTGATTCTCCGGGAATGCTGGATGAATTCCGGCCAAGAAAGTCCGGCGGGCTCAGCCGGGCTTATGGGCCAGATCTGATTTTTCATGTGTTTTCAGGCAATGTTCCTGGTGTCCAGCTATGGAGCCTGATCATGGGGTTTCTCATGAAATCTGCACACCTTGGAAAAACTTCTTTTTCTGAGCCCGTCCTGCCGGTTTTATTTCTGAAATCCCTGGCAGAAATAGATGAAAATCTTGCAGAGGCCGCAGCGGTTCTTCCATGGCATGGCGGGAATTCCGAAATGGAAGCGCCGGCTCTTGAATCAGCCGAAGCTGTTATTGTATATGGATCAGACAAAACAGTGAATAGCATTAAAAAGAGGCTTCCTGAAGGGAAGTGCCTTCTGGCATACGGGCATAAAATCAGCATCAGCATGATCGGAAAAGAAGCTTTGACTCCTGATCTGTATGCGAGGACAGCCCGCAGGCTTGCGGAAGACATTTGCATCTATGACCAGCAGGGCTGTCTCTCTCCGCAATCCGTTTACATAGAAGAAGGAGGGACGGTTGAGCCCCGGCGTTTCGCCCAGCTGCTCGGCTCAGAGCTTGCCCGGTACGAAAAAAAGCGGCGCCGGTCCGTCCTGTCAGAAGAAGAGCACCTGTCAATCCAAAGAACAAGGGGAAAATATGAACTGGAAAAACTGAAAGGCAGCAGAACCGCAGTTTATAAAGATGGAATGAATACAGGCTGGACAGTGGTTTTTCAGGAAGGAAGCGGTTTTGAAGCATCTCCCTTAAATAGATTTGTTCATATTTTTTCTGTCCAGGAACTTGAAGGATGCATAGGCAATCTTCAGCCCTATAAAAAGTATATGCAGTCATGCGGGCTGGCGGTCCTGCCTGATAGACTAATGGATATAAGCGCCAAACTCGGTGAGGCCGGAATCAGCAGAATCTGCCCGGTCGGGGAGATGAACAGGGCAAAGCCGGGCTGGCATCATGACGGAAGCTTCAATCTGCTGTCGCTTGCAAGAGTCATAGATATTGAAAGAAATGCAGAAGAAGATATGGAACGCTATGATCCGGATGTTGAATAG
- a CDS encoding helix-turn-helix transcriptional regulator translates to MEIGNCVKELRARNSWTQEKLAQASGVTRQTIAALEKGDYIPSLLLALKICEAFQLKMEEVFWLLKEEEK, encoded by the coding sequence ATGGAAATTGGCAATTGTGTCAAAGAGCTGCGTGCCAGAAACAGCTGGACACAGGAAAAGCTGGCCCAGGCTTCAGGTGTGACGAGGCAAACAATCGCAGCGCTTGAAAAAGGGGATTATATCCCGTCCCTGCTGCTTGCCCTGAAGATATGCGAGGCATTCCAGCTGAAGATGGAAGAAGTATTTTGGCTATTAAAGGAGGAAGAGAAATGA
- a CDS encoding GNAT family N-acetyltransferase, translating into MMIRKLVPEDGEAFAELIKDVENESSYMLYGPGERNVSADIQKKMIEALSSRDNAAIFAAEEDGRLAGYLIVNGGMAGRVRHSAALVIGIKKDFRGQGIGYSLFQKLDSWAKEASLYRLELSVVSENENALALYKKAGFEVEGVKKNSLLIDGNYHDEYIMAKLLK; encoded by the coding sequence ATGATGATCCGAAAGCTTGTACCAGAGGATGGAGAAGCTTTTGCCGAGCTTATTAAAGATGTGGAAAATGAATCGTCATATATGCTGTATGGGCCAGGGGAACGGAATGTTTCCGCAGACATTCAAAAAAAGATGATCGAGGCGCTTTCCAGCCGGGATAATGCCGCCATTTTCGCAGCTGAAGAAGACGGCCGTCTGGCGGGGTATTTAATTGTCAATGGCGGAATGGCCGGCAGGGTGCGCCACTCTGCTGCCCTCGTTATAGGCATTAAAAAAGACTTTCGGGGTCAAGGAATCGGCTACAGTCTTTTTCAGAAGCTTGACAGCTGGGCCAAGGAAGCCAGCCTGTACAGATTGGAGCTTTCAGTGGTCAGTGAAAATGAAAATGCGCTTGCGTTATATAAAAAAGCAGGATTCGAAGTTGAAGGTGTTAAGAAAAACTCCTTACTCATAGATGGGAACTATCATGATGAATATATAATGGCAAAGCTTTTAAAATAA
- a CDS encoding DUF4179 domain-containing protein — MNCPTADKISQYTDQLLTEKEQSELKGHIAGCPSCAEVAGLFEHEAEFMKETLQMPKLPDDFADVIIGQLESYRPKRKFVSGKRMAAAAAGLLLAAGISTVPGFADWVGGLFSSNEVDDGLRLASQEGMATRVDIAATDQNTTFKIEDVVADTSRIALSFKVLDSNGKPLDTSINMDDTENRIAAYDQDGKEIDGYGMRWTEGSEYGLIEFSLRDRTGLEEVLIKVDLKELNGKQGNWNVEVPVDLKERQKYTSRLALDQHSAAFNGVSIDLKEVQFAPSSNELIYETSFTKKEKADVETRIKELEEQFGKENVGMFSGFGTAIQYHIVDEKNEAVYKHNTFAEGQGHPSDTSWISGSSKDLDELGAVRWNESFIPQKNKSSYTLVLDGVIKTLPADFSIKIKPDDLRKKPVSFEYEGNHITIKKAKKKNDYSLRKSLLPIQKESYFEIEMEGGKEVPSADFGSWVMRDEEGNVYPLYHSGSILNEKDKNGRFKTSLNLKAYDLEKEPEELTLHLISSTRYYPVDKEWKVPLFR, encoded by the coding sequence ATGAATTGTCCAACGGCGGATAAAATCTCTCAATATACCGATCAGCTTTTAACCGAAAAGGAACAGTCTGAACTGAAAGGCCATATCGCAGGCTGTCCGTCTTGTGCTGAAGTTGCTGGTTTATTTGAACATGAAGCTGAATTCATGAAAGAAACCCTGCAGATGCCAAAGCTTCCCGACGATTTTGCAGATGTCATCATTGGGCAGCTTGAATCATACAGACCAAAAAGAAAGTTTGTCTCAGGGAAACGGATGGCCGCAGCGGCAGCCGGACTGCTGCTGGCTGCAGGAATCAGCACGGTCCCTGGCTTTGCAGACTGGGTCGGCGGGCTATTTTCCTCCAATGAGGTGGATGACGGTCTGAGGCTGGCATCTCAAGAGGGAATGGCGACCCGGGTGGATATTGCTGCAACAGATCAGAACACAACGTTCAAAATAGAGGATGTAGTCGCGGATACATCAAGAATTGCGCTTTCTTTTAAAGTATTGGATTCAAACGGCAAACCGCTTGATACCAGTATCAATATGGATGACACAGAAAACAGGATCGCAGCCTATGATCAAGATGGTAAAGAAATCGATGGCTACGGAATGCGCTGGACAGAGGGATCTGAGTATGGATTAATAGAATTTTCGCTGAGGGATCGGACCGGTCTAGAAGAGGTCTTGATTAAAGTCGATCTTAAGGAGCTGAACGGTAAGCAGGGGAACTGGAATGTTGAAGTGCCTGTTGACCTGAAGGAAAGGCAAAAATATACAAGCAGGCTTGCGCTCGACCAGCATAGCGCCGCTTTCAATGGTGTTTCAATTGATCTAAAAGAAGTGCAATTTGCTCCTTCTTCAAACGAGCTGATCTATGAGACATCATTCACGAAAAAGGAAAAAGCCGACGTGGAAACTAGGATTAAAGAGCTTGAAGAACAGTTTGGCAAAGAAAATGTAGGGATGTTCTCTGGATTCGGAACGGCGATTCAATATCATATTGTGGATGAAAAAAATGAAGCCGTTTATAAGCACAATACCTTCGCTGAGGGGCAGGGCCATCCCAGCGATACAAGCTGGATATCAGGGTCTAGCAAAGATCTGGATGAACTTGGGGCAGTACGCTGGAATGAATCATTTATCCCGCAGAAAAATAAAAGCAGTTATACTCTTGTACTCGATGGCGTAATCAAAACCCTGCCAGCCGATTTTTCTATAAAAATTAAACCGGATGATCTCCGGAAGAAACCAGTCAGCTTTGAATACGAAGGCAATCATATAACAATTAAAAAAGCAAAGAAGAAAAATGATTACTCGCTGCGTAAGTCACTGCTGCCAATTCAAAAGGAATCCTATTTCGAAATTGAGATGGAGGGCGGCAAGGAAGTACCTTCCGCTGATTTTGGGTCATGGGTGATGAGGGATGAAGAAGGAAATGTCTATCCCCTGTATCATAGTGGTTCCATATTAAACGAAAAAGACAAAAATGGGCGCTTCAAAACTTCTCTCAATCTCAAAGCTTATGATCTGGAGAAAGAGCCGGAAGAACTGACATTGCATCTCATATCTAGCACGCGTTATTATCCAGTAGATAAAGAGTGGAAGGTGCCGTTATTTAGATAA
- a CDS encoding YhcN/YlaJ family sporulation lipoprotein: MKKLRWLLIGAAASVLITGCASSNQGSQDGNDGQSGTLSMRNVTDSDATDNDNNLMDDEQNNNKQYNNGLEDNGQNGNEQNGSDQNDLRNSEDAQQKVEAMKEVDKAVVITAGSKAYAAVKLANGENADVNDEMKKKVSDQVQAADQNINEVFVSSNPDFMERMRGYRDDIQNGNPVRGLFDQFSETVQRIFPESR, encoded by the coding sequence ATGAAAAAGTTAAGATGGCTTTTAATAGGCGCTGCTGCGTCTGTGCTGATTACCGGCTGTGCCTCATCCAACCAGGGCAGCCAGGATGGAAATGACGGCCAATCCGGCACATTATCCATGAGAAATGTCACCGACAGCGATGCAACTGACAATGACAATAACTTAATGGACGACGAACAAAATAACAACAAGCAGTATAACAATGGACTGGAAGATAATGGGCAGAACGGCAATGAACAGAATGGCAGCGATCAGAATGATCTTCGCAATTCAGAAGATGCCCAGCAGAAAGTTGAAGCCATGAAAGAAGTTGATAAGGCGGTAGTCATTACAGCCGGAAGCAAGGCATATGCAGCTGTAAAGCTCGCAAATGGGGAAAATGCTGATGTAAATGATGAAATGAAAAAGAAGGTTTCCGATCAGGTTCAGGCAGCAGATCAAAATATCAATGAAGTTTTTGTTTCAAGCAATCCTGATTTCATGGAACGCATGCGCGGATATAGGGATGATATTCAGAATGGTAACCCTGTAAGAGGATTATTTGATCAATTTTCCGAAACAGTGCAAAGAATTTTCCCTGAATCACGATAA